The genomic segment AGTTTATTGGAGGAAATATGCTCTTATAGTTATTTTCTTCACAAAGATTAATCAGCATAGATCTAATTTTTTTATTAGCAGCAACACCACCCGCAACAACAAACGTTTTGTTATTTAAATTATTTTTTTCATATTCAGTAAAAGCATTTTTTGTTTTTTTATACATGATTTCCAAAATTGTTTTTTGAAATGATGCAGCAATATCAAATTTGTCTTGTTCACTTTTAATATTTTTACTTACTTTTAATATTGCAGTTTTTAAACCAGCAAAAGAAAGATTACAGCCACCTTTATGGAATATAGGTTTTGGTAATTGATATTTATCTGGATCTCCTTTTTCAGCCAATATTTCAATTTGTGGTCCACCAGGAAATTCTATCCCAAGGAGTTTTGCGGTTTTATCAAAAGCTTCGCCAAGCGCATCATCAATTGTGGTTCCTAATCTCTTATAATTTCCAATTCCTTCAACTGATAAATATTGAGAATGACCTCCTGAAATTAACAATAATAAATATGGATAATTAAGTACCGAATTTAACTTGGGACTTAAAGCATGACCTTCCAAGTGATTAACAGAAATAAAAGGAATATTCATTGCTGAGGCAAATGATTTTCCAAAACTAAGACCAACAGACAGACAAACAATTAAACCCGGACCAGCAGTAGACGCTACAGCATCAATATTTTCTATTTTAATTTTACTTTCATCAATTGCTTTTTGAACAATCCAATCAATTTTTTCTATATGTGCTCTAGCTGCAAGTTCTGGCACTACACCACCAAACTCTTTATGAACCTCAACCTGGCTAGAAACAATATTTGATAAAATTATTGGTATTCCTTGCTCATTTTCAGTTATTACTGAGGCTGCTGTTTCATCACAGCTCGACTCGATTCCAAGAATTATTGGCTTTTTGCTCATTCAAATAGGTTCTATTAATAGTACAATCTCATTACAAGTATGAAAAAAGAAAAAATTATAATTGGTTCAAGAGGAAGTAAATTAGCTCTTATTTATGCTCAAAAAGTAAAAAATAAAATTTTAGAAAATTCACAATTTCATGAAGATGAAATTATAATTAAAGAAATAATCACAAAAGGTGATCAAGTTCAGGATAAAAGATTGTCGGAAGTGGGGGGCAAGGGATTATTTTCAAAAAATATTGAAAAAGAACTTTTAGAAGACAACATAGATATAGCTGTTCACGCACTTAAAGATATGCCAGCCATAGAGACAAAAGGTTTGCTATCAAATTTTTTTTTAAAAAGAAATGATCCTAGGGAAATTTTAATTAGTAGAAATGGAGTTAAACTTGAAGAGCTTAAAGATAAATCAATAATAGGTACTTCATCTTATAGAAGAGAGTTTCAAATTAACAGATTGAAAGAGAATGTTTCTTGTAAATTAATAAGGGGCAATGTTGATACAAGACTTAGAAAACTGAAAGAGGGTTTGTATGATGCAATAATTTTATCGTTAGCAGGTATCAAATCTTTAGAGTTAGAAACAGAAATAACTCAAATATTTTTAACCAATGAAATTATTCCAAGTGCAGGGCAAGGTATAATATGTGCCCAATGCAAGGAAAATAATTTTTCAATAATTGATTTATTAAACAAAATAAATGATCCAGATACTTACAAATGTGCAATAGCTGAAAGAGATATATTAAAAATTTTAGAAGGAGATTGTGAAACAGCGGTAGGAGCTCATGCTGTTTTAAAAAATAACGAAATTGCTCTTGAAGCAGAATTATTTTCTTTAGACGGCAAAAAAAGGTATTTTGAAAAAGAAAAAAGAAGCATTAATGAATTTGATAAAATAGGCTTAGAAATAGGCAAAATTCTAAAAGACAAGTCTAATGGAGACTATAAAAAATAAAATGCATATACTCTTAACAAGACAACTTGAAGATTGTTCAGATTTAATTTTTCGATTTAAGGAACTTGGGCATATAGTTTCTCATTTACCTTTGTTGGTCATAGAAAAAGTTAACTATGATCAAAAAAAATTAAGTGATTGTAAAAGTATTATTTTTACAAGTGCAAATGCGATTAAATTTTTAGAAACACAAGATATTGATAAAAATATTAAATGTTTTTGTGTTGGATTAGCGACTGAAAAGAAAGCTAAAAGTGTTGGCTTTCAAAACATAATTGTTGCAGAAGGCAATGTAAGAAATCTTAAGGAATTAATATTGCAAAATTTTGATCCATCTGATGGCGAAATAGTTTATGTAAGTGGTGAAATCATTTCATCAGATTTGGACCAACAACTAATCAATGATGGGTACTCAGTTAAAAGACTAATTAATTATAAGACAAATCATAATAAGATTTACGATGATAATTTTGTTGAAAAATTAAAGGTTAATATTCCCAATATTGTTTATATATATTCATATAACAGCGCTTTAAGTTTTTTAAATTTTATAAAAAATGAAAATTTACAAAGCTTTTGGATGGAGACAAATTTGATGTGCATGGGTGAAAAAACCTCATCAATATTGAATGAAATTAAATGGAAAAAAATTTTTCTTTTTAATCCTGGAGAAGAAGAGTTTTTGTTATATAAAATTTAATCATGGAATTATTAAATAATTTTTCTGAAATATTTTTGTCAGTTTGGGACAAAGGAATACTTGGGGTTGATATATTTCAGATTTTAATTGGTATAGGAATTTTTTTAGTCTTTTTAATTTTCAGAGGCATAATTAGTAAATTGATTATTAAAAAGTTAGAATTAATCTCTAAAAAAACTACCAACAAATTAGACGATACTTTTGTAAGCTCTCTAGTCGGTCCTGCAAGATTTTTTCCAATCGTAATTGGTTTTTTTATTGCTAGCTATTACATGTCTTTTTCGTCAGAAGGCAGAGAAATAGTCGACACAATCAATAGAACTCTAATAACAATTTTAATTTTTTGGATTATTCATCAAATTATTGAACCTATCTCATATGTTTTAAGCGGATTGGATCAATTACTTACACGAGAGTTAATTGGTTGGATCATAAAATCATTAAAAATTTTAATCTTTATTTTGGGGCTTGCAGCAGTTCTTGAACTATGGGGAATAAAAATAGGGCCAATAATTGCTGGACTTGGATTGTTTGGTGTTGCTGTTGCTTTAGGTGCTCAGGATTTATTTAAAAATTTAATTTCAGGGATTTTAGTTTTAGTTGAAAAAAGATTTAAAATTGGAGACTGGATCTCTGTTGATGGCGTTATAGAGGGGATAGTTGAAAAAATTGGTTTTAGATCAACATCAATAAGAAAGTTTGATAAATCGTTAGCAATCATCCCAAATTTTCAATTTGCAGAAAACGCTGTAACTAATGTTAGTGAAACTTCTAATTGGAGAATAAGATGGGCCATTACCCTTCAATACGATACCACGATAGATCAATTAAAAAAAATAAGAGATGAGATCGAGGCATATATTAATAAAAGTGAAGACTTTAATCAAAGCGCAGGAGTAGCTGTAAGAATTGAAAAATTTTCAGATAGCTCAATAGATTTATTGGTGAGATGTTTTACAAAATCAAATAGCTGGAACGATTGGTTGGAAGTAAAGGAAAGACTTGCAATCGAAATAAAGCAGATAGTTGAAGGTAACAAAGCATCATTTGCTTTTCCAAGTCAGTCAATTTACATCGAAAAGAAATGATTGCTATTTTTTATCTGATATTACAGATATTAAAACTTTATTCTTACGTTGTTATAGCCAATGTAATTATAAGTTGGTTAATTGCCTTTAATATTTTAAATACACATAATAGATTTGTATATTCAATATTAGAACTCACCTATAAGTTAACAGAACCTTTTTTAAATCGAATAAGAAGATTTTTACCAAATTTAGGATCTTTGGATATTTCACCGATTATTCTTCTCTTACTAATTTGGTTCATTGAAATTTGTATGAAACTCTATATTGCTCCTTTGATATTTTAGATATTATGATTTTAATTGATGGTAAAAAAGCTGCTGCAGAGTTAAGAGAAGATCTAAAAAAAGAAGTCAGCGCTTTAAAAGAGAAACACAACAAAGTCCCAGGGTTAACCGTAATTTTAATAGGTGATCTAACACCAAGCCAAATTTATGTGAGAAATAAAGAAAAGTCCGCAAATGAAGTTGGGTTAAAATCTGAAGTGATTAAATACCCTGATACAGTTGAGGAAAAAGTTGTGTTAGAAAAAATTAAAGAACTAAATAAAGACAACTCAGTTTCTGGAATTTTAGTTCAGTTACCATTACCAAAACATATTGATAAACAAAAAATTATTGAAACGATTGATCCATCAAAAGATGTAGATGGTTTTCATCCAATGAATGTTGGTAACTTGTCATCTGGTTATGAAAGTTCAGTTCCATGCACTCCACTTGGATGTTATTTGTTAATAAAAAAGATTGAACCCAATTTAAATGGAAAAAAAGCGGTTGTTATTGGAAGATCTAATTTAAATGGTAAGCCAATGACACAATTACTATTAAAAGAAAATTGTACTGTAACTATTACCCACTCTAAAACAAAAGATTTGAAGGCAGAATGTTTAGAGGCTGACATTATTGTTGCAGCAGTTGGTATCCCAGAACTTGTTAAAGGAGATTGGGTTAAAGAAGGTACAATCGTAATTGATGTTGGAATAAATAAAACAGAAAAAGGGATTGTTGGAGATGTGAATTTTGATGAGGTTTCAAAAGTTGCAAAAGCTTTAACACCTGTTCCAGGTGGTGTAGGTCCAATGACAATTGCATGTTTACTAAAGAATACAATTGATTGTTTTAAAAGATCACAAAACTAAAGCCTTTTTAAACAAGTTTTATTGTCTCAAATCTAATTTAAAAAATTAATTTTACTTAATTTTTGGTAGTCTCGATTTATGAAGAGACCCAAATATCCTTATAGGATTGCAATTATTATGCTTTTATTAACGGCTGTTCCAATTGGTGCTACTCAATTAGGATGGCACTTGTATGGAAAACAAGTTGGCTTTGATTATGGAATGATAGCGGGCACGTTTGCTGTTATACTGGCAGGATATTTAATGTATGAAAAAGGATGGAGAAACGAAGACGAGGATGAAGATTAACTTATGGAAAAATTAATTTTTTTTATATTGGCTGTACCAATATTAATTTTTGTTTTCTACCTAGGTGGATCAGCAATTATGACAGGCTTTAAAGCAAAAGTAGACAATGCACCTAATAAAGAAAATGAAAATGAAACAAACTCTGAGAATACCAATAATGATTTAGAAAATAATTCAAATTTAAGCACTGAAATCAGCAAGTTGAATGAACTTTTAAAGTCAGGAGTTTTAACGCAAGAAGAATTCGATAAAGCAAAAAAGAAATTATTGGATAACTAAATTCATTGGATAAAAAACCATATCATCATCTGCCGGATGGATCATTCAGAAATCCTGAGGGCTCTCCAGTTCATACAAATAAAGTAAATTTTTCGTATAGATTTTTTAAAAAAAAAACTAGAGAAATAGATAGAAATGTTCCATCTGATTTTATTATTAATAAGCAAACTGTTTTAGAGAATCTCAATAAATATAAATTAGATGATTATATTGCTTGGATTGGCCATGCCACCTATTTAATCAAATTAGGCAAGACAACTATTATTACAGATCCTGTATTTTCAAAAAATGCAGGACCCTTAATTTTTGGTCCCAAAAGGTTTACTAAGCCAGCATTAAACTTAGATGAACTACCAAAAATAGATTTATTTTTATTAACCCACAATCACTATGATCATCAAGACATGAGAACAATTAAAAAGTTTCCTTATAAAAATACCAAAGTTTTGGTTCCTCTTAATCTGGGAAAATATTTTACAAAAAATAATTATAAAGATGTAAATGAATTAGATTGGTATGATTGTGTTGTTATAAATGAAAATTTAAAAGTTACTTTTTTACCAGCTGTCCATTGGTCCAAAAGAAGTTTAACAGACACTAATAAAACATTGTGGGGTAATTTTTTAATAGAATATAAAAATAAAAAAATATTATTTGCCTGTGATACTGGATATGGGAATATCTATAAAGAACTTGGAGAAAAATTTGGTCCAGTAGATCTAACTATGATTAATATAGGTGCGTATGATTTTAAACCAATGTTTGACAAAAGTATTTATCATACAACTCCTGAAGAGGCTCTTAATGTTGCAAAAGATTTAAAAAGTAAAAAAGTATTGGGCATGCATTGGGGAACTTTTGTGCTTTCATTTGAACCTATCATGGAGCCACCGAAAAGATTTAAGGAGAATGCGGAAAATTATGGTTTTAGAAAGAATGATGTATTTACTTTTAAAATAGGTGAAGTTTCTTTGCTAAAAAAATTATTATCGTATAGTTAATTAATTTTTTTCCATAAGCCACAAGCTATCACTTGCTAAAAAATAAATTTTTCCATTCGTAGGATGAATTTGAATATCTCTAATTCTTCCAATCTTGTCTTTGAAAATTATTTCCTCTTTAACATTATTAAGATCATTAAAATCTAAAGTTCTAAGAGACTGATCTTTTAAGGATGTAATAAGAGCTTTTCCATTCCATTCACTAAATTCTTTTCCATCATAGATAGCAATTGCGCTAGCAGCAATTGATGGTACCCAATATTGAATTGCCTTTGTGAAACCTGGTTTCCACTTTGGTCCAATCGGTATACCAGAGTAATTTTTTCCACCCCAACCTAATATTTTCCATCCATAGTTTTCACCTTTTTTTATTTCACCAAACCAATCACCACCTCTAGCCCCGTGGTTACTTGCATAAATTTTATCATCAAATTTAGAGTAAGTTAGACCTTGTGGATTACGTACTCCTATTTGATATATTTCTGGAAGCCAGTTGTCCTGACCTTGAAATTTAGGATTATCAATTGGAATTGATCCATCCAGATTAATTCTTATTATACTGCCTGTATGATTGGTTGGATCCTGTGCTATCATTCCACCACCTCTCTCCCCAATAGATGCATAAATTTGTTTATCTTTAATGGCTAAACGTGAACCATAGTGATAGCCAGAATTAATGTCAGGACTTGCCTGAAAAATATTTTTAAAATTAATATTTTTGTTATTAAATTCGCCTCTTGCTATAGAGGTATTTGATTTACCGGATCCTCTATCTTCAGAATATGAAACCCACACATATTGATCTTTATAAATTACATCTAACAAACCACCCTGACCATTAACAAGAAAATTTAAATTATGGTTGATTTCATTAACTTTGCCAGTTTCAATATTAACTAATTTAAATTTTCCAATTTTTTCAGTAATAATTAACTCTTTGTTATTAACAAAAGTTGACCCCCAAGGGTCTTCAAGATCTGCAATTTTGCTTATCTGAATAGTGTTTGCAAAACAAATTGGATTAAAAAAATAAATTAGAAAAAAAAATATTACTTTTTTCACTTTATGATAATTTTGATCTCCCACCATCAACTGCAATTATTTGTCCAGTAATCCAAGAGCTTTCCTCGCTAATTAAAAATTTTGCCATTGAGGCTGAGTCTTTTCCTTCTCCCAATCTTTTTAAAGGATGAGCTTTCGCTATTCCTTCAGCAAGAACTTTATTTTTAAGCATTGGTTCAGCTATTTTGGAATTTGTTAAGCTTGGAGCAATACAATTAACTCTTATATTTGGAGCAAACTCAGCAGCAAGTGAAACTGTCAAACCCTCAATTGCCGCCTTGGCTGAAGCTATAATTGCATGGTTAGTAAATCCTCTTTGAGCAGCAACCGTAGAAAAAAGAACTATAGAGCCTTTATTTTTTTTTAAACTTTCTTGATAGCCTTTAATTATTTCAACAGCTGAATATAAATTTAGTTTCATGCATTTATTAAAATCTTCTTCCTTCACCATCCGTAATGGTTTTAAATCAATTGAACCAACACAATAAGCAATTCCTTTTACTTCAGATACATCTGCCTTTACTTTTTCAATGAAATTATCTTCTAAAACATCAGCCACAGTAAAAGAGCAACCCAGCTTATTAGCTATTGTGCTTACCATCTCTTCATTTCTTGCTACTAAATGGATATCATGACCCGAACTTTTTAATTGTTCAGCTAAATTAGACCCAATAGATCCTGTTGCACCAAAAATGAGATATTTTTCTGACATAAAAAATTTTATTAGTTATATTTAACTATGAAGTTATTTTTTATACTTGGCAATCAATTATTTCCAACAAAATACATCGACCGCTTCAAAAAAGACCATACATTCTTCATGGCGGAAGACAAAGGTCTTTGTACATATGAGAAGCATCATAAGCAAAAAATTCTATTATTTTTATCTTCGATGAGGTCTTATGCAGATGAATTAAAGAAAAATAAATTTAAATTAGATTA from the Candidatus Pelagibacter sp. HIMB1321 genome contains:
- the tsaD gene encoding tRNA (adenosine(37)-N6)-threonylcarbamoyltransferase complex transferase subunit TsaD, whose amino-acid sequence is MSKKPIILGIESSCDETAASVITENEQGIPIILSNIVSSQVEVHKEFGGVVPELAARAHIEKIDWIVQKAIDESKIKIENIDAVASTAGPGLIVCLSVGLSFGKSFASAMNIPFISVNHLEGHALSPKLNSVLNYPYLLLLISGGHSQYLSVEGIGNYKRLGTTIDDALGEAFDKTAKLLGIEFPGGPQIEILAEKGDPDKYQLPKPIFHKGGCNLSFAGLKTAILKVSKNIKSEQDKFDIAASFQKTILEIMYKKTKNAFTEYEKNNLNNKTFVVAGGVAANKKIRSMLINLCEENNYKSIFPPINLCGDNAAMIAMVGLEKFKLKQFNNLDFPAKPRWPLDESAAFLKGAGVKL
- the hemC gene encoding hydroxymethylbilane synthase, which produces MKKEKIIIGSRGSKLALIYAQKVKNKILENSQFHEDEIIIKEIITKGDQVQDKRLSEVGGKGLFSKNIEKELLEDNIDIAVHALKDMPAIETKGLLSNFFLKRNDPREILISRNGVKLEELKDKSIIGTSSYRREFQINRLKENVSCKLIRGNVDTRLRKLKEGLYDAIILSLAGIKSLELETEITQIFLTNEIIPSAGQGIICAQCKENNFSIIDLLNKINDPDTYKCAIAERDILKILEGDCETAVGAHAVLKNNEIALEAELFSLDGKKRYFEKEKRSINEFDKIGLEIGKILKDKSNGDYKK
- a CDS encoding uroporphyrinogen-III synthase, translating into MHILLTRQLEDCSDLIFRFKELGHIVSHLPLLVIEKVNYDQKKLSDCKSIIFTSANAIKFLETQDIDKNIKCFCVGLATEKKAKSVGFQNIIVAEGNVRNLKELILQNFDPSDGEIVYVSGEIISSDLDQQLINDGYSVKRLINYKTNHNKIYDDNFVEKLKVNIPNIVYIYSYNSALSFLNFIKNENLQSFWMETNLMCMGEKTSSILNEIKWKKIFLFNPGEEEFLLYKI
- a CDS encoding mechanosensitive ion channel family protein, whose translation is MELLNNFSEIFLSVWDKGILGVDIFQILIGIGIFLVFLIFRGIISKLIIKKLELISKKTTNKLDDTFVSSLVGPARFFPIVIGFFIASYYMSFSSEGREIVDTINRTLITILIFWIIHQIIEPISYVLSGLDQLLTRELIGWIIKSLKILIFILGLAAVLELWGIKIGPIIAGLGLFGVAVALGAQDLFKNLISGILVLVEKRFKIGDWISVDGVIEGIVEKIGFRSTSIRKFDKSLAIIPNFQFAENAVTNVSETSNWRIRWAITLQYDTTIDQLKKIRDEIEAYINKSEDFNQSAGVAVRIEKFSDSSIDLLVRCFTKSNSWNDWLEVKERLAIEIKQIVEGNKASFAFPSQSIYIEKK
- a CDS encoding YggT family protein; amino-acid sequence: MIAIFYLILQILKLYSYVVIANVIISWLIAFNILNTHNRFVYSILELTYKLTEPFLNRIRRFLPNLGSLDISPIILLLLIWFIEICMKLYIAPLIF
- a CDS encoding bifunctional 5,10-methylenetetrahydrofolate dehydrogenase/5,10-methenyltetrahydrofolate cyclohydrolase, which gives rise to MILIDGKKAAAELREDLKKEVSALKEKHNKVPGLTVILIGDLTPSQIYVRNKEKSANEVGLKSEVIKYPDTVEEKVVLEKIKELNKDNSVSGILVQLPLPKHIDKQKIIETIDPSKDVDGFHPMNVGNLSSGYESSVPCTPLGCYLLIKKIEPNLNGKKAVVIGRSNLNGKPMTQLLLKENCTVTITHSKTKDLKAECLEADIIVAAVGIPELVKGDWVKEGTIVIDVGINKTEKGIVGDVNFDEVSKVAKALTPVPGGVGPMTIACLLKNTIDCFKRSQN
- a CDS encoding SHOCT domain-containing protein, with product MEKLIFFILAVPILIFVFYLGGSAIMTGFKAKVDNAPNKENENETNSENTNNDLENNSNLSTEISKLNELLKSGVLTQEEFDKAKKKLLDN
- a CDS encoding MBL fold metallo-hydrolase encodes the protein MDKKPYHHLPDGSFRNPEGSPVHTNKVNFSYRFFKKKTREIDRNVPSDFIINKQTVLENLNKYKLDDYIAWIGHATYLIKLGKTTIITDPVFSKNAGPLIFGPKRFTKPALNLDELPKIDLFLLTHNHYDHQDMRTIKKFPYKNTKVLVPLNLGKYFTKNNYKDVNELDWYDCVVINENLKVTFLPAVHWSKRSLTDTNKTLWGNFLIEYKNKKILFACDTGYGNIYKELGEKFGPVDLTMINIGAYDFKPMFDKSIYHTTPEEALNVAKDLKSKKVLGMHWGTFVLSFEPIMEPPKRFKENAENYGFRKNDVFTFKIGEVSLLKKLLSYS
- a CDS encoding PQQ-dependent sugar dehydrogenase; protein product: MVGDQNYHKVKKVIFFFLIYFFNPICFANTIQISKIADLEDPWGSTFVNNKELIITEKIGKFKLVNIETGKVNEINHNLNFLVNGQGGLLDVIYKDQYVWVSYSEDRGSGKSNTSIARGEFNNKNINFKNIFQASPDINSGYHYGSRLAIKDKQIYASIGERGGGMIAQDPTNHTGSIIRINLDGSIPIDNPKFQGQDNWLPEIYQIGVRNPQGLTYSKFDDKIYASNHGARGGDWFGEIKKGENYGWKILGWGGKNYSGIPIGPKWKPGFTKAIQYWVPSIAASAIAIYDGKEFSEWNGKALITSLKDQSLRTLDFNDLNNVKEEIIFKDKIGRIRDIQIHPTNGKIYFLASDSLWLMEKN
- a CDS encoding SDR family NAD(P)-dependent oxidoreductase produces the protein MSEKYLIFGATGSIGSNLAEQLKSSGHDIHLVARNEEMVSTIANKLGCSFTVADVLEDNFIEKVKADVSEVKGIAYCVGSIDLKPLRMVKEEDFNKCMKLNLYSAVEIIKGYQESLKKNKGSIVLFSTVAAQRGFTNHAIIASAKAAIEGLTVSLAAEFAPNIRVNCIAPSLTNSKIAEPMLKNKVLAEGIAKAHPLKRLGEGKDSASMAKFLISEESSWITGQIIAVDGGRSKLS